Proteins encoded in a region of the Streptomyces sp. NBC_01298 genome:
- a CDS encoding GNAT family N-acetyltransferase, whose protein sequence is MNEVRAVIRPLGEPGDLGWVVMAHGEQYAKEFGWDISFEALVARIVADYAAGHDPSREAAWIAELDGRRVGSVFCVADEEGGRGAAGEGRTAKLRILLVDPAARGHRLGSRLVARCVDFAREAGYERIRLWTNDTLVAARGIYLAAGFRLVEEEPHHSFGADLIGQVYALDLSA, encoded by the coding sequence ATGAACGAGGTCCGCGCGGTGATCCGGCCGCTGGGGGAGCCGGGCGATCTCGGTTGGGTGGTGATGGCCCACGGCGAGCAGTACGCGAAGGAATTCGGCTGGGACATCAGCTTCGAGGCCCTGGTCGCGCGGATCGTCGCGGACTACGCGGCCGGCCACGATCCCTCCCGCGAGGCGGCCTGGATCGCCGAGCTGGACGGCCGCCGGGTCGGCAGCGTGTTCTGCGTGGCCGACGAGGAGGGCGGGCGGGGAGCGGCGGGAGAGGGGCGCACCGCCAAACTGCGGATCCTCCTCGTGGACCCCGCCGCACGCGGCCACCGCCTGGGCTCGCGCCTGGTGGCCCGGTGCGTGGACTTCGCCCGTGAGGCGGGGTACGAGCGGATCCGGCTGTGGACGAACGACACCCTGGTGGCCGCGCGCGGGATCTACCTCGCCGCGGGCTTCCGGCTCGTCGAGGAGGAACCGCACCACAGCTTCGGCGCCGACCTGATCGGACAGGTCTACGCACTCGACCTGTCCGCCTGA
- a CDS encoding DUF3618 domain-containing protein, whose translation MTTTGLHGNKTLPGARTLRRQAVRTRKELGRTVEALVSRAGSPARVQESAGRLRKTAASHVGRLVQDGKLDAARGKAVRAATAARSHRTALATAAGVLTAALLARRSRRARRGRAV comes from the coding sequence ATGACGACGACCGGATTGCACGGAAACAAGACGCTCCCCGGCGCACGGACGCTCCGCCGGCAGGCCGTCCGGACCCGGAAGGAGCTCGGCCGGACCGTCGAAGCACTGGTCTCCAGGGCGGGCTCCCCGGCGCGGGTCCAGGAGAGCGCCGGGCGGCTGAGGAAGACGGCCGCATCGCACGTCGGCCGCCTCGTCCAGGACGGGAAGCTCGACGCGGCACGGGGCAAGGCCGTACGGGCCGCGACCGCGGCCCGGAGCCACCGGACCGCGTTGGCCACGGCCGCCGGCGTACTCACCGCGGCCCTGCTGGCCCGGCGCAGCCGCCGGGCACGACGAGGTCGGGCTGTTTGA
- a CDS encoding CorA family divalent cation transporter, which translates to MKKVTSWASIIAVPTAITGFYGQNVPFPGDGTHTGFVVSSALMLALYFGFKRRDWI; encoded by the coding sequence ATGAAGAAGGTCACCAGCTGGGCGTCCATCATCGCGGTCCCGACCGCGATCACCGGCTTCTACGGCCAGAACGTCCCCTTCCCCGGGGACGGCACGCACACCGGCTTCGTGGTCTCCTCCGCGCTGATGCTGGCCCTCTACTTCGGCTTCAAGCGGCGCGACTGGATCTGA
- a CDS encoding alpha-L-fucosidase — protein MPMQPWFTEAKLGIFVHYGIYSVDGVPESWSLYSGEVPHERYMRQLDGFTASAYDAGAWARLFARAGAAYAVLTARHHDGFALWDTAHGELNAVHHTPAGRDLVAEYTAALREQGLKVGLYYSHSDWSHPDYASVTHPAPPNESVATHPLVTPADGVDDPRAWSRYLAYRDGQVGELVSRFRPDLLWFDGEWERGEEQWGLPALAERILAGNPETVLNARMLGYGDYATPEQGVPLQQPPGPWELCLTVNESWGYQPQDRAHKSVRQLVRYFAETIGMGGNLLLAVGPREDGTFLPEQVERLEGLGDWIAKHSEAVHSTVAGLPAGHHYGPSTLSADGRTLYLVCFDPPRETVSLRGLRTKVRRVSVVGSGALLGHRVTGGLGEVPGVLWIDAPAPADVDGRATVLAVELEDELDLYRGAGRS, from the coding sequence ATGCCGATGCAACCCTGGTTCACCGAAGCCAAGTTGGGCATTTTCGTCCACTACGGCATCTACTCCGTCGACGGGGTCCCGGAGTCCTGGTCGCTCTACAGCGGCGAGGTCCCGCACGAGCGGTACATGCGGCAGCTGGACGGATTCACCGCCTCGGCCTACGACGCCGGGGCCTGGGCCCGGCTGTTCGCCCGCGCCGGAGCCGCGTACGCCGTGCTGACCGCCCGCCACCACGACGGTTTCGCGCTCTGGGACACGGCCCACGGCGAGCTGAACGCCGTGCACCACACCCCCGCGGGCCGCGACCTGGTGGCCGAGTACACCGCGGCGCTGCGCGAGCAGGGCCTCAAGGTCGGTCTGTACTACTCGCATTCGGACTGGAGCCACCCCGACTACGCGAGCGTGACCCATCCCGCGCCGCCGAACGAATCCGTCGCCACCCACCCGCTCGTCACCCCCGCGGACGGAGTCGACGACCCGCGGGCGTGGTCCCGGTACCTGGCGTACCGCGACGGCCAGGTCGGCGAGCTGGTCTCCCGTTTCCGGCCCGATCTGCTGTGGTTCGACGGCGAGTGGGAGCGCGGCGAGGAGCAGTGGGGCCTGCCCGCACTCGCCGAACGGATCCTCGCCGGGAACCCCGAAACCGTCCTGAACGCGCGGATGCTCGGCTACGGGGACTACGCGACTCCCGAACAGGGAGTGCCCCTCCAACAGCCCCCCGGCCCCTGGGAGCTGTGCCTGACCGTCAACGAGTCCTGGGGCTACCAGCCGCAGGACCGGGCGCACAAGTCGGTGCGGCAGCTGGTCCGCTACTTCGCGGAGACGATCGGCATGGGCGGCAACCTGCTGCTGGCCGTCGGGCCGCGCGAGGACGGCACGTTCCTCCCCGAGCAGGTGGAGCGGCTGGAGGGCCTCGGTGACTGGATCGCGAAGCACTCCGAGGCCGTGCACTCCACCGTCGCGGGTCTCCCGGCCGGGCACCACTACGGGCCGAGCACGCTGTCCGCCGACGGCCGCACGCTGTACCTGGTCTGCTTCGACCCGCCGCGCGAGACCGTCTCGCTGCGGGGCCTGCGCACCAAGGTGCGACGGGTCTCGGTGGTCGGCTCCGGCGCCCTCCTCGGGCACCGGGTCACCGGCGGCCTCGGCGAGGTGCCCGGCGTGCTGTGGATCGACGCCCCGGCGCCGGCCGACGTGGACGGGCGGGCGACCGTGCTCGCCGTGGAACTGGAAGACGAGCTGGACCTCTACCGAGGCGCCGGACGCAGCTGA
- a CDS encoding ATP-binding protein yields the protein MSVGLPGGGQRRRLALTGVGGSVAKGRDFTRRALRDWGWDGTETSEDALLLVSELLTNASLHAGGCRELVLTAGETLRIEVYDGTTTLPLLHPAPRRGMPGGHGLHIVERLSDRWGTHAHEGGKSVWAEIEADRLMSGRPAPR from the coding sequence GTGAGCGTCGGCCTTCCCGGCGGAGGCCAGCGGCGGCGCCTCGCCCTGACGGGCGTCGGGGGCTCGGTGGCCAAGGGACGCGACTTCACGCGCCGGGCGCTGCGTGACTGGGGCTGGGACGGAACCGAGACCTCCGAGGACGCCCTGCTCCTCGTGTCCGAGCTGCTGACCAACGCCTCGCTGCACGCGGGCGGCTGCCGGGAACTCGTCCTGACGGCCGGGGAGACGCTGCGCATCGAGGTGTACGACGGCACGACGACCCTGCCCCTCCTCCATCCCGCCCCGCGGCGCGGCATGCCGGGGGGCCACGGTCTGCACATCGTGGAGCGGCTGTCCGACCGCTGGGGCACGCACGCGCACGAGGGCGGCAAGTCCGTCTGGGCCGAGATCGAGGCGGACCGTCTGATGTCCGGCAGGCCGGCGCCACGCTGA
- a CDS encoding AraC family transcriptional regulator, with protein sequence MNETYWTDPGRTVAVPLDEPPRVAGLGVGVHGATRALDVFRLPDLWQLHLYRYGAELTVDGVAHQVRPGHVSLVPPGAVVAFRYRGRSEHLYAHFALPGAARTDGIPVVQDAGAQTPVLSELLLLAIASAPRTPRRADAEVWGALWRVAGLAGPADGGPRPHRAFAAALAHIESHLAEPLAVPGIARAAGVSHNHLLRLFRAETGTTVVAYVRRRRMERARHLLRESTLPIAAIADAVGIGDLQAFNKACRREWGAPPRAVRGGEG encoded by the coding sequence GTGAACGAGACGTACTGGACCGATCCCGGCCGCACCGTCGCCGTCCCCCTGGACGAACCGCCGCGCGTGGCCGGCCTCGGCGTCGGCGTCCACGGCGCCACGCGCGCCCTGGACGTCTTCCGGCTGCCCGACCTGTGGCAGCTGCACCTCTACCGGTACGGCGCCGAACTGACCGTCGACGGAGTCGCGCACCAGGTCCGGCCCGGACACGTCAGCCTGGTTCCGCCCGGCGCGGTGGTGGCCTTCCGCTACCGGGGCCGCTCCGAGCACCTGTACGCGCACTTCGCGCTGCCCGGCGCTGCCCGGACGGACGGGATACCGGTGGTGCAGGACGCCGGGGCGCAGACCCCGGTCCTCTCCGAGCTGCTGCTCCTCGCCATCGCGTCGGCCCCGCGCACCCCGCGCCGGGCCGACGCGGAGGTCTGGGGTGCGCTGTGGCGCGTCGCGGGCCTGGCCGGGCCCGCGGACGGAGGGCCGCGACCGCACCGTGCGTTCGCGGCCGCCCTGGCGCACATCGAGTCGCACCTGGCCGAACCCCTGGCCGTGCCCGGGATAGCCCGCGCCGCGGGCGTCTCGCACAACCACCTGCTGCGGCTGTTCAGGGCCGAGACCGGAACCACGGTGGTGGCCTACGTGCGCCGGCGGCGCATGGAGCGGGCCCGGCACCTGCTGCGCGAGTCCACCCTGCCGATCGCCGCGATCGCGGACGCCGTGGGGATCGGGGACCTGCAGGCCTTCAACAAGGCCTGCAGGCGCGAGTGGGGAGCCCCGCCCCGCGCGGTGAGGGGCGGCGAGGGCTGA
- a CDS encoding PRC-barrel domain-containing protein: protein MTEHVWSYRSTAGHLTGTDLIGYTVEATDGSIGKVDKHSDEAGDAYLVVDTGIWIFGKEVLLPASTVIIVDVNRETIYVDGTKEQIKNAPEFHREKHLDDVGYREEIGTYYSIGGFGGRII from the coding sequence GTGACTGAGCATGTGTGGAGCTACAGGTCGACCGCGGGCCACCTGACCGGCACCGATCTGATCGGGTACACGGTCGAGGCGACCGACGGCAGCATCGGCAAGGTCGACAAGCACTCCGACGAGGCCGGTGACGCCTACCTGGTCGTGGACACGGGGATCTGGATCTTCGGCAAGGAGGTCCTGCTCCCCGCGAGCACCGTCATCATCGTCGACGTGAACCGGGAGACGATCTACGTCGACGGCACCAAGGAACAGATCAAGAACGCACCGGAGTTCCACCGGGAGAAGCACCTCGACGACGTCGGGTATCGCGAGGAGATCGGCACCTACTACTCCATCGGCGGCTTCGGCGGCCGCATCATCTGA
- a CDS encoding DUF6131 family protein: MLFAGLILLLIGFLTGISVLWTIGVILLVVGAVLWIMGSVGHAVGGRRHYW, translated from the coding sequence ATGCTTTTCGCCGGACTCATCCTCCTGCTCATCGGATTCCTGACCGGAATCTCCGTTCTGTGGACCATCGGCGTCATCCTGCTCGTGGTGGGGGCCGTGCTGTGGATCATGGGCTCGGTCGGACACGCGGTCGGCGGCCGACGTCACTACTGGTAG
- a CDS encoding VanZ family protein produces the protein MTWRHALRRGESPDSGSVTAAWQRRRPAHPAVRALAMLAAFVGTVLFSVVLARLTLEPSAASVALVHSNTTPGHSINAYLDGASTTEAVRQLGGNLLLGLPFGVLLPVLMPPARGLLRVAVVTVCLMTLVELIQGALVTGRVFDIDDVILNTAGALLGYLLIGRRLGRAVHPRRRHWWHRRPRPEHPATSPRPEPRPVEPETKPETKSAAKSAWTRATRAATKPAATRTTKPAANPAAKAITKPSRAGWRKAFHRGE, from the coding sequence ATGACATGGAGACACGCGCTGCGGCGCGGCGAGAGTCCCGACAGCGGGTCAGTGACGGCAGCCTGGCAACGACGCCGACCCGCGCACCCGGCCGTCCGGGCGCTGGCGATGCTGGCGGCCTTCGTCGGGACCGTCCTGTTCAGCGTGGTGCTGGCACGGCTCACGCTGGAACCCTCCGCCGCCTCGGTGGCCCTGGTGCACAGCAACACGACGCCCGGCCATTCGATCAACGCCTACCTGGACGGCGCGTCGACCACGGAGGCGGTGCGCCAGCTGGGCGGGAACCTGCTGCTGGGCCTGCCCTTCGGGGTGCTGCTGCCCGTCCTCATGCCCCCGGCCCGGGGGCTGCTGCGGGTCGCCGTCGTGACGGTGTGTCTGATGACGCTGGTGGAGCTGATCCAGGGCGCCCTCGTCACGGGACGCGTCTTCGACATCGACGACGTCATCCTCAATACGGCCGGAGCCCTCCTCGGCTACTTGCTGATCGGCCGCCGCCTGGGCCGCGCCGTGCACCCGCGCCGCAGGCACTGGTGGCACCGCCGGCCCCGGCCGGAACATCCCGCGACCTCGCCGCGACCGGAACCGAGGCCCGTGGAGCCGGAAACGAAGCCGGAGACGAAGTCTGCGGCGAAGTCGGCATGGACTCGGGCAACGAGGGCAGCAACGAAGCCGGCAGCGACGCGGACAACGAAGCCGGCGGCGAACCCGGCGGCAAAGGCGATCACGAAGCCGAGTCGCGCGGGTTGGCGGAAGGCCTTCCACCGCGGCGAGTGA
- a CDS encoding hemerythrin domain-containing protein, with product MAAEAQDNQDVVALILKDHRRMEDLFRRMRSVEADRADALAKLSALLVAHGEAEETEVYGALKRFKGVDDGEVEHGAKEHAEGNEALLALLEVSEVGSDDWDERLEDLVKAVSHHLDEEERTILNGARENVPDERRAELGAAFLRERERRLNADCGSVENVRTLVRG from the coding sequence ATGGCCGCGGAAGCACAGGATAACCAGGACGTCGTCGCCTTGATCCTCAAGGATCACCGCAGGATGGAGGACCTCTTCCGCCGGATGCGCAGTGTGGAGGCCGACCGCGCGGACGCGCTCGCGAAGCTGTCCGCGCTCCTCGTGGCCCACGGCGAGGCCGAGGAGACCGAGGTGTACGGCGCGCTGAAGCGGTTCAAGGGCGTGGACGACGGGGAGGTCGAGCACGGCGCCAAGGAGCACGCCGAGGGCAACGAGGCCCTCCTGGCGCTGCTGGAGGTGTCCGAAGTGGGCTCCGACGACTGGGACGAGCGTCTGGAAGACCTGGTCAAGGCGGTTTCCCACCACCTCGACGAGGAGGAGCGCACCATCCTCAACGGAGCCCGGGAGAACGTCCCGGACGAGCGGAGGGCCGAGCTCGGGGCGGCCTTCCTGCGGGAGCGGGAGCGTCGGCTGAACGCCGACTGCGGCAGCGTCGAGAACGTACGCACCCTCGTACGGGGCTGA
- a CDS encoding IS110 family transposase, whose amino-acid sequence MERTARSTMAQHEVEVTGGVDTHKDTHTAAAIDSAGRVLGSAQFPASTVGYRTLLTWLRSFGALLLVGVEGTGAYGAGLSRYLRENDVTVVEIDRPDRKTRRWQGKSDPVDAEAAARAALAERRTGTPKSRDGRVEALRALRVARRSAVQQRADATRQIKTLIITAPEGVRTMLRHLNDKDLLTICAGFRPSLDQAGDPVTATKIALRSLARRHRDLGQEIDELNELIAPLTQEINPALTELNGVGPDVAGQLLVTAGDNPDRLRSEAAFAMLCGVAPLPASSGRTHRHRLNRGGDRAANAALYRIVLCRLRWDQRTKDYMERRTKEGLSKKETIRCLKRFVAREIFRVLTATHAATATSSHLTTPA is encoded by the coding sequence ATGGAGAGGACGGCACGATCCACGATGGCACAGCATGAGGTCGAGGTCACCGGCGGCGTCGACACCCACAAGGACACCCACACCGCGGCCGCGATCGACTCGGCAGGGCGGGTGCTGGGGTCGGCCCAGTTCCCAGCCTCCACAGTCGGCTACCGCACACTGCTGACCTGGCTCCGCTCCTTCGGTGCCCTGCTCCTGGTCGGGGTGGAGGGCACCGGTGCCTACGGCGCCGGCCTGTCCCGCTACCTGCGCGAGAACGACGTCACAGTGGTCGAGATCGACCGGCCAGACCGCAAGACCCGTCGCTGGCAGGGCAAGTCCGATCCGGTCGATGCCGAGGCAGCAGCCCGGGCCGCGCTCGCAGAACGCCGCACTGGGACCCCGAAGTCCCGTGATGGCCGTGTCGAGGCCCTGCGGGCCCTGCGGGTCGCCCGTCGCAGCGCGGTCCAGCAGCGGGCCGACGCCACCCGGCAGATCAAGACCTTGATCATCACCGCGCCAGAGGGAGTCCGCACCATGCTGCGGCACCTGAACGACAAGGACCTGCTGACCATCTGCGCGGGTTTCCGCCCCAGCCTCGACCAGGCCGGCGACCCGGTCACCGCGACGAAGATCGCCCTGCGCTCCCTCGCCCGCCGCCACCGCGACCTGGGCCAGGAGATCGACGAACTGAACGAGCTGATAGCCCCGCTCACCCAGGAGATCAACCCGGCCCTGACCGAGCTCAACGGCGTCGGCCCGGACGTCGCCGGCCAGCTGCTGGTCACCGCGGGCGACAACCCCGACCGGCTCCGCTCCGAGGCGGCCTTCGCGATGCTCTGCGGCGTCGCCCCACTGCCGGCCTCATCCGGTCGCACCCATCGACACCGCCTCAACCGTGGCGGCGACAGGGCCGCGAACGCGGCCCTCTACCGGATCGTTCTCTGCCGCCTGCGCTGGGACCAGCGCACCAAGGACTACATGGAACGACGCACCAAAGAAGGCCTCTCCAAGAAGGAGACCATCCGCTGTCTCAAGCGGTTCGTCGCCCGCGAGATCTTCCGCGTCCTGACCGCTACCCATGCCGCAACAGCAACCTCAAGTCACCTCACAACCCCTGCTTGA
- a CDS encoding SH3 domain-containing protein: protein MVKKVLLTYALAAGVLIGPLSTAGWAADGYARAASGPVGVVETRAPLNVREKPTVYSDVVKQLRPHERVLLVCQKRGGWVDGNPVWYRLHGSKGWVSARYVHNLQPVRPC, encoded by the coding sequence ATGGTGAAGAAGGTTTTGCTGACGTACGCCCTGGCGGCCGGAGTACTGATCGGGCCGCTGAGTACGGCCGGCTGGGCCGCCGACGGGTACGCGCGGGCCGCGTCCGGCCCCGTGGGCGTGGTCGAGACCCGCGCGCCGCTCAACGTCCGCGAGAAGCCGACCGTGTACTCGGACGTGGTGAAGCAGCTGCGTCCGCACGAGCGGGTGCTCCTCGTGTGCCAGAAGCGCGGCGGCTGGGTGGACGGCAACCCGGTGTGGTACCGCCTGCACGGCTCGAAGGGCTGGGTCTCGGCCCGCTACGTCCACAACCTCCAGCCGGTCCGCCCCTGCTGA
- a CDS encoding mechanosensitive ion channel family protein, with translation MNSALRLLTLLAGSILLTAAAGWAVDRLLRRAGARHPETPLWNLLRRCRHALQIFLLAALFKGACRQTAWPPLRDHAAATGRILALALIGAGAWLIVAVASAVVESGYARYATGTRDPARVRRVRTQVTLITRVVTVVAAVIAGAAMLLTFPSFRALGTSVLASAGIIGIVAGVAAQSTLGNLFAGFQIAFGDLVRIGDTVVVAGEWGVVEDITLTFLAVRTWDERRITMPVSYFTTRPFENWSRGGVQMTGTVFLHCDHGAPVDLMRDKVHEILRDCPQWDGRGWDLAVTETTPSTIVVRAIVTAKDADDVWTVRCAVREQLIAWLAEKHPAALPRILLDPAPTGPGATDGHPR, from the coding sequence ATGAACAGCGCCCTACGCCTCCTGACCCTCCTGGCGGGTTCGATCCTGCTCACCGCCGCGGCCGGCTGGGCCGTCGACCGACTGCTCCGCCGCGCCGGCGCGCGACACCCCGAGACGCCCTTGTGGAACCTGCTGCGCCGCTGCCGCCACGCCCTGCAGATATTCCTGCTCGCCGCACTGTTCAAGGGTGCCTGCCGGCAGACGGCGTGGCCGCCGCTGCGGGACCACGCGGCCGCCACGGGCCGGATCCTCGCGCTGGCCCTGATCGGTGCCGGGGCCTGGCTGATCGTGGCCGTGGCCTCCGCCGTCGTGGAGTCGGGGTACGCCCGCTACGCCACCGGCACCCGCGACCCCGCCCGGGTGCGCAGGGTCCGTACCCAGGTGACGTTGATCACGAGGGTCGTGACGGTCGTCGCGGCCGTGATCGCCGGCGCCGCCATGCTCCTCACCTTCCCGAGCTTCCGCGCGCTCGGCACGTCCGTGCTTGCCTCCGCCGGAATCATCGGCATCGTGGCCGGGGTGGCGGCCCAGTCCACGCTGGGCAACCTCTTCGCGGGCTTCCAGATCGCCTTCGGCGACCTCGTGCGCATCGGGGACACGGTCGTGGTCGCCGGCGAGTGGGGGGTGGTCGAGGACATCACCCTGACCTTCCTCGCCGTACGCACCTGGGACGAACGCCGCATCACCATGCCCGTCTCGTACTTCACCACCAGGCCCTTCGAGAACTGGTCGCGCGGCGGTGTCCAGATGACCGGCACGGTCTTCCTGCACTGCGACCACGGGGCGCCCGTGGACCTCATGCGGGACAAGGTGCACGAGATCCTGCGCGACTGCCCGCAGTGGGACGGCCGCGGCTGGGACCTCGCCGTCACGGAGACGACGCCCTCCACCATCGTGGTGCGGGCCATCGTCACGGCCAAGGACGCCGACGACGTGTGGACGGTGCGCTGCGCCGTACGCGAGCAGCTGATCGCCTGGCTGGCGGAGAAGCACCCCGCCGCCCTGCCCCGCATCCTGCTGGACCCGGCTCCGACCGGGCCCGGCGCGACCGACGGGCACCCTCGCTGA
- a CDS encoding TetR/AcrR family transcriptional regulator → MPNDSPKPLRADAVRNIEKIVRAARDVYAELGPDVPLDEVARRAGVGIATLYRRFPDKGALLRAVIDQQFTQDVLPAIDRALTDEDPRRGLASVLEAALASAADEHHVLTAARNAGVLSPEVSARFFDALDPLVTRGQRAGVIRGDLVPDDLKRIMSMLVSVLWTMDPAEEGWRRYVALVMDGLSPAAATPLPHPAPPLLRWPQE, encoded by the coding sequence GTGCCGAACGACAGCCCCAAACCCCTGCGCGCCGATGCCGTGCGCAACATCGAGAAGATCGTCCGAGCGGCCCGCGACGTGTACGCCGAGCTGGGACCCGATGTGCCGCTCGACGAGGTCGCGCGGCGGGCCGGCGTGGGGATCGCCACGCTCTACCGCCGCTTCCCCGACAAGGGCGCCCTCCTGCGGGCCGTGATCGACCAGCAGTTCACCCAGGACGTGCTCCCGGCCATCGACCGCGCGCTGACCGACGAGGACCCCCGCCGCGGCCTGGCCTCCGTGCTCGAAGCCGCCCTGGCCTCGGCGGCCGACGAGCACCACGTGCTGACGGCCGCCCGGAACGCCGGCGTCCTCTCCCCCGAGGTCAGCGCCCGCTTCTTCGACGCGCTGGACCCGCTGGTGACGCGGGGTCAGCGGGCCGGGGTGATCCGGGGGGACCTCGTGCCCGACGATCTGAAGAGGATCATGAGCATGCTCGTCAGCGTCCTGTGGACCATGGACCCCGCCGAGGAGGGATGGCGCCGCTACGTGGCCCTGGTCATGGACGGCCTGAGCCCGGCCGCGGCGACCCCCCTGCCCCACCCGGCTCCCCCACTGCTGCGCTGGCCGCAGGAGTGA
- a CDS encoding SRPBCC domain-containing protein, with product MTPSADDSARADSARKLQLLELAYAHVLDHGLADMSLRPLAEAIGSSPRVLLFLFGSKDALVRALLARARQDETGMLEAVHRARPEHGLARTGELVWSWLADPGHRKVLTLWVEGYARSLSGAEGPWAGFAERTIADWLELFAAAQPAARRDTPEGLAERTLLLSVLRGALLDLLASRDEPRTTAAVTAHLRTLEAPADGAPGPRNRTGNGSPGRTDRGARTVAAPPAAVYAALLDRASLEAWLPPDGMSGRIERWDPRPGGGFRMVLTYLDPTESPGKTSGSTDVVDVRFTGLVPPERVVQQAVFESDDPSYAGTMTMTWRLGARDGGRGTEVTVTATGVPPGIDRAEHEAGIASSLAHLASYVEGGR from the coding sequence GTGACCCCCTCCGCTGACGACTCCGCCCGCGCCGACTCCGCCCGCAAGCTGCAGCTCCTGGAGCTGGCCTACGCCCACGTGCTCGACCACGGGCTGGCGGACATGTCCCTGCGGCCCCTGGCCGAGGCGATCGGCAGCAGCCCGCGCGTCCTGCTCTTCCTGTTCGGCAGCAAGGACGCACTGGTGCGGGCGCTGCTCGCGCGGGCCCGGCAGGACGAGACGGGCATGCTCGAAGCCGTGCACCGGGCCCGGCCTGAGCACGGGCTCGCTCGCACGGGCGAACTGGTGTGGAGCTGGCTGGCCGACCCTGGGCACCGCAAGGTGCTCACGCTCTGGGTCGAGGGCTACGCGCGCTCGCTGAGCGGCGCCGAGGGGCCCTGGGCGGGTTTCGCGGAGCGGACGATCGCCGACTGGCTGGAGCTCTTCGCCGCCGCCCAGCCGGCCGCCCGCCGCGACACGCCGGAGGGGCTCGCCGAGCGCACCCTGCTGTTGTCGGTCCTGCGCGGGGCGCTGCTGGACCTCCTCGCGAGCCGTGACGAACCGCGCACCACGGCGGCGGTGACGGCCCACCTGCGCACCCTGGAGGCCCCCGCCGACGGTGCGCCGGGGCCCCGGAACCGAACGGGGAACGGGTCCCCCGGCAGGACCGACCGCGGCGCCCGGACGGTCGCGGCGCCGCCGGCGGCCGTCTACGCCGCCCTGCTCGACCGCGCGTCCCTCGAAGCCTGGCTCCCGCCGGACGGGATGAGCGGCCGGATCGAGCGGTGGGACCCGCGTCCCGGGGGCGGGTTCCGGATGGTCCTCACCTACCTCGATCCCACCGAAAGCCCCGGGAAGACCTCCGGCTCGACCGATGTGGTCGACGTACGGTTCACCGGTCTGGTGCCGCCGGAGCGCGTGGTGCAGCAGGCCGTGTTCGAGTCAGACGACCCCTCGTACGCCGGCACCATGACGATGACCTGGCGCCTCGGCGCCCGTGACGGGGGCAGGGGCACCGAGGTGACCGTCACCGCCACCGGTGTTCCGCCCGGCATCGACCGGGCGGAACACGAGGCGGGCATCGCCTCTTCACTGGCCCACCTGGCCTCGTACGTCGAAGGGGGCCGATGA